In Rhodothermales bacterium, the DNA window CGCCGTCGCCGCCGAACCGGATCGTGCCCGAGAGCGCCTCGACGGTCCCGGCGTTGTCGAAGTCGAGGCTGCTCTGGCTCACCTGGCTGACGTCCGAGCCGCCCGTCTTCTGGAAGAGGCCGTCGTTGTCGAAGGCGTTGCCGCCGTTGAAGATGATGAAGTCGGCGTCGCTCTGGAGGTCGAACGTCCCGCTCGCGGCGTTGACGAAGAGGCTGTTGCCGCCGAGGAAGCGGAGGTTGCCGGTGCCGCTGAGGCTCGTGAGGTTCTGGTTGCGGATCGTCGTGTTGCCCGCGATGTCTTTGATGTTGCTCCCCCCGATGGCGAGCAAGCCGTCATTCGTCAGCGTCGAGCCGCCGCCGATTTGGTTGCTCTGCCAGTCGAGCACGCCGTTGACGTTGATCGTGCTCGGGTTCCCCAGGGTGAGGTTGCGGTTCACCATCGAGAGGGTCTGGACGTTGAGGCCCGTCGAGCGCCCGAGCACGAGGCTCATGGCCGTGCCGTTGACGTTGAGGTCAACGGTGTAGCTGGCGTCGAGGATGATGCAGGCGTTGAGCCCGGCGCTGGGGACACCGTTGGACCAGTTGGCGGCGTCGCCCCAGTTGCCTCCGGCCGGGTTCGTCCACTCGGTGGCGGGGCTCGGGCACGTCTGGGCGAACGCGCTCGGCGCAAGCATGGTGAACGCTGTGAGGAGCGTGGCGGTCAGGACGGCAACCCTCTGTGCTAGGCGTATGGCGTTGTTCATTGTTGCGCTCGAATGGGTACGGGGCTACGTAGTGGACGAGCGGCGCGAGAGTGGGCAGCGATTTCACTCCTCTCTAGCCGTCAACAAACAGGAACGTGAATGCAAGGTGAACCGGCTCACGGGCGTACGAAAAAGCTCGTCACTTGCTCTGTTGAGAAGCTCTCGTTCTTGTCATCCTGAGCTTGTCGAAGGATCTCTCCTGAGCTTGTCGAAGGATCTCTCCTGAGCTTGTCGAAGGATCTCTCCTGAGCTTGTCGAAGGATCTCTCCTGAGCACCGAGCAGCTCCTCAGAGATCCCTCGGCTGCGCTCGGGATGACACGAAGGGTCGCTGTGCTGAGCTTCTCAACAGAGCACTCGTCACTCAGCCCGCTACTGCCCTGTCGCCCACGACGGGGGAAGCGTGGCACCCGCGCTGGCGCGCTCTGGCTCGGGTCTCGGGTGTGGCCCCGTGCCGCCATTACGCACCGCGGCCCCGACCGGAAGAGTCCAGTCGGGGCCGCGGTTGAAGCGCAGAGCGCATCGAGCTAGCGGACGACCGTGAGCCGTTGCGTCGCGACGAACCCGCCGTCCGTCGTCATCCGCACGACGTAGACCCCGCTCGCCAGTGCGGTGGCGTCGAGGACCGTCTCGTGGCGGCCCGCCTCCACCGCGCCGTCGAGGAGCACAGCCACCGAGCGGCCGAGCACGTCGTAGACCACAACGCGGACGGACGCCGCTTCCGGTACGTCGACGCCGAGCGTCGCCCGTGAAGAGAACGGGTTCGGATAGGCCGGGGCGAGGGCGAACGCGGTCGGCACCGCCGCCGCGCGTGCTGCCGCGTCTTCCTGTTCTGCCGCTGCGACCATCGCCGCGAAGTCGCGCGTGACCGAGCCGTCGTCGCCCGTCCCGCGCGCGGCTGCGCACTGGCTCTGGGCGAAGGGGTGGAGCCGCCCCGCGTAGAGCCCGCAGTACGTCTGCGCCTGCGCCGGGTCGACGTGGAAGAACCCGTAGACGACGCCGCCCGAGAGGTACACGAGCGACGTGATGATGTCCGGCTGGATCGCCGGGATCGGCGTCCCGTCGGCGAGGGCCTCGCGGTCGAGCACGGCGAGGCCAGAGTACCCGTCGCGGAGGGTGCCGTCGGCGAAGGCGATGTCGGCACCGGAGGCCGAGGCCCCGAACGTCAGCGTCTCGCCGGGGGCGAGCATGCCGGCGGCGGGGAGGCCGAGGTACGACGCCGAGCCGAACGCACCGACGACGCAATCCACCTCGGCGAAGTCGACCGCCGCGTCGCCGACGTTCTGGATCTCGATGAACTCCTGGTCGCTCGGAGCGGCACGGAAGTCCGAGACCACGAGCGCCGTCGGGCACGAGCGATCCTGCTGCGGGCTCCCGAGATCCTCGGGGCCGCGCGGGAGGATCTGGTAGCCGCCGTCGAGCGGGAGCCCGTCGGTGTCGAACTGCGTGAAGATGCCGACGAGGTCGAACGGAGCGGGCGGCGCGTCGGCCCCGGTGATGCCCGTCTCGTTGTCGATCCGCATGGTGAGCGGCTCGGGCGAGGAACCGTCCTCGATCGGGACGTCGCCGCTGTCACCGGCCGGCGGGAAATCGCCCGGCGTGACGCCGTTGATCCGGATCAGCTCGTTCTCAAACGACTCGGGGTTCGCCTGAAGCTCGGCGATCGTCGCCACGAGCGGGTCGACCGCAGCCGGGCCTTCGTCCATGACGGCGACGGGCTGGAGCTGGGTCTTGCCGTTGAACTGCTCGACGACGCCGAGGACGGTGTAGCGCGTGCCCGCCGCGAACGGCGTGAACGTGTCGCCGCCGCGGAAGAGGCTGAGCCCGCCCGTCGCGTCCTGGATATAGACCTCCAGGTTGTTCGTCGAGAACGTGCCGGTGTCGGCCGTGCCGACGCCGTTGACGCGGGCACCGTAGCCGAGGTAGTTCAGCACGCCGTCGTCGTCGCGGTCGTTGAGCGTCGCGATCGGCGTGGTGCCGGCGAAGAAGCCCTGGGTCGGGCTCGTGTTGCTGGCCTCGCCGACGGCAGCGAAGAACGCGTACTCGACGCGGTCCCCGTCGCCGTACGCGGAGGCCGGGATCTGCGCGCTATAGGCGATGCCGCCCAAGCTCGTGGCGTCTACGGCGATCTCGGCGCCGCCGTTGACACGGTAGCGGAGCTGGACCGCCGTGGGCTCGCCCGGCGTGATGACGTCGGCCGTCACGGTCGCGGCTTCGTCGGCGGCCGGGACGAGGGGCACGCGCTGCACGTTCGCCACCGTCACGCCCGTCGCGAAGGCGCGCCGCGCGAGCGTCGGGTCGATGACGAAGGGGTTGACCTTCTCGTCCTGCAACTCCGCCACGGCGCACGTCCGCTCGTACTCGGTCTGGTCCGTCGGATCGATGTCGTTCCAGTTCAGGATCGCGCCGAGTTGGGTGTTGAGGAACGCCTGCTCGCTGGGGTCGCTGACGAGGGCCTGGTAGATGGCCGCGACGTAGAACACGGCGCGGGCGGCGTTGCCCTCGTGCTCCTCACGCGGCTCGAAGCGGCGGTCCCCGAAGGGCAGGTCGATGCCCGGGCTCGCCTCGAAATTAGCCTCGGCGTAGCCGTCGATGTTGGACGTCGGCATCGTGCTCTGGCTGGTCGCGTTGATGTACCAGCGGTCGGTCTCGGCGTCGGGGATCTCGGCGAAGGGGTAGTTATTCCGGGCCGAGTTGACGTTCGAACGCGCGGGGAAGAGGTGGTGGAGGTCGGTCCGCGCGCCGGGCTCGTCGTTGGCGATCCCGATCGACTGCGGCCAGGTGTGCTCGGCGTTGAAGCCGGCGTTCTGGGCGGCGTTGCGGGCCGTGTTCAGGTCCTGCGGAATGCCGGTCGCCGTAAAGCCGGAGTAGACCCCTTCGAGCGTGCCGTCCATGTTGTCGATGAAGGCGTACATGAAGTCGCGCGCGATGCCGTAGTTGGCCGGCATGTTCGCCGGGTTCGGCTTGTAGGCCGCGATGAGCGCGTCGATGAGTGCCTGCCCGGAGAGGCCCGGGAAGAGCGTCTGCGGCATGTACGTCGGCGACGTGCACTCGGCGATGTCGCTCGGCGGCGGCGGCGGCGCGTCGCAGCCTTCGAAGATGGAGCCATCGACGAGGGTGCCGGGCGAGAACGAGGCCCCGCCTGCGCCCAGCGCCGAGGCGTGCTGCACGAAGTTGCCGGTGATGTCGGGGTCGCGCGTGAGCGACTGGTCGTTGCCGCCTTCGCCGCCATACGTCACTTCGGCGATGACGGCCCCGAAGGCGTCCGCGAGCGTCACCGTGTCGCCGCCGTTGTTGAGGCCGAGCCCGCCGGCCGTCTGCACCGTCATCCCGCCGAAGATGCCCATCGGGCTACCCCCGCCGAAGACGACGGCGCCGCACTGCGCGGCGAGGACCGTCCCGTCTGGGAACGTGTGGCGCACGCCGACGGCGTCGCTGAGCGTCCAGCCAGAGATGTCGACGGGAGCATCGGTCCGGTTGACGAGCTCGACGAACTCATCCTCCGTGCCGTCACGCGTGCCGTCGCCGTTGGCGTCGCCGGCGAGGTCACCCGCCGGATCGGCGAGGAACTCGTTGATGACGACCGCGGCCGGCGGTGGCGGCGCGGAGCACCCGGCGAAGGCGGTGCCATCGACCTGCGTGCCGGGCGAGAAGAGCGCGCCGCCGGACCCGGTCGCGGTGCTGTGCTGCACGAAGTCGCCCGTAACGTCGGGGTCGCGCGTGAGCGACTGGTCGCTGCCGCCCTCGGCGCCAAAGGCCACCTCCGCCACCGTCATTCCGAAGGCATCGGCGAGCGTCACCGTGTCGCCGCCGTTGTTGAGACCGAGGAAGCCGGCGCTCGCCGTCTGCACGACGGTAAAGCCGAAGTCGCCGGACGGCGAGCCGCCGCCGAAGACGACGGCGCCGCACTGGGCTTCGACGACGGTGCCCGCCGCGAACGTGTGGCGCACACCGACGGCGTCGCTGAGCGTCCAGCCCGAGATGTCGATCGGCTCGTCGGTCGGGTTGAGGATCTCCACGAACTCGTCGGCCGATCCGTCGCGCACGCCGTCGCCGTTGGCGTCGCCGCTGAGGTCGCCCGCCGGGTCGGCGAGGAACTCGTTGATGACGAGGCCGGCCATCGGCATGTCGGGCTCGTCGCAGGCGTCACCGATGCCGTCGCCGTCGCCGTCGGCCTGGTCCGGGTTCGGGTCGTTGGGGCAGTTGTCCTCAACGTCGGGCACGCCGTCGCCGTCGCTGTCCGTGTCGCCGTCGCCCATGGTTCCCGTGACGGTCACGTCGTCGATCGCGATGTCCTCATCGCCGGAGTCGAGGCTGAACTCGATGCGGAGGTCGAGCGTCGAGCCCGCCCCGGCAATCGCCGCGGAGAACTCAGCGAAGGCGGACGTGATCTCCGCCCCCTCCCCGGTGCCGTCGAGATTGGTGTCGACGAACGGGGCCGAGTTGAAGGTGTTGCCGTTGTTCTCGATCCCGAACACCTGCACGAAGGTGCCGCCGTCGATGGAGGCGAACACGCGGACGTAATCGGGCTCGTCCCAATCCTCGTTCGTGCCGTCGTCGTCCTCGGCGAAGCGCGCGGAGAACGTGAGGTCCGTCAGCCCCGCAATGTCGATGCCGCTAAAGACGAGTGAGACCGGCAGCGTCGCGCCCTCGCCGTCGATGTCCTGAGCGGCGAAATAGGAAGCGCCGTTGAAGCCTGTCACAACGTACGAGGTCGCGATGCCGGACCCATCGGTGCGCGTAAAGAAGTCGGTGCCGCCGTCGGAGAACTCAGCCGTGGAGGGCGTATACGTGACGTCGGCGTCCTCGAAGTCCTCGAAGAGGGCGGACGTCGTCAGCGCATTCGACGGAGGCGTCGGCGTGCCCGGCCAGAGTCCCTGCGCGCTCGCCCACGTCGGCAGCGCCCCGACGAGGAACAGGCTCAGAAGCAGCGCGCAAACGGTAAGGCGTGTAAGGGGAGCGGAGGCAGGGGTGCGGCGCATAAGAGGGGTCGAATCGGGCCCCGCGAGTCCGTCGGATAGAGGGATGCGGGACGAGGTGGAACGGGGGTCGGAAGCCAGAAGCGGGCTGCAGCTTTAGCGAGCAGAGAGTCCGAAACCTAGCATCCTATCTCACCAAAGACAACCACCTTCCGCGCTCCACGTCCCGCCTTCCGGCCTCTACCCTACCGGGCCGACCGTAGCCCGTCGGCCGATAGCGGCTCCCGCTGATGGACTGCAGGCCGCTCCTCCGCTAAAACGGCCGTTTTAGAGAAGTAGGACTATCCTCGCTGCGCTCCCGCCGTCGGAATGTGCACCCGTCGGCTCATCCAAAGCGCGCCGGACCTCGTCGGCCATACGCGCCGGACGCAAGCCTCCGGGCGCTCCATCGGCCCACTCTCCGGCAACCGAACCCGCCTCGACATAGGTCGGGCGTAGCTCACGCGGTAAGCTTCCCGTTCGTACCAAACGAAGCGGGCCCTCCCGCCTCCGAGGAGACGAGAGGGCCCGCGCTCTTCCCGCGTTGGGATGCTCAGCGCGTGACCGAGATGCGCTGCGTCGCCTGCACGCTCTCGCCAGCGAAGCGGACGAAGTAGAGCCCGCTCGCGAGGCCCGCCGCGTCGATGCGCACGTCCTGCACCTGGCCGCCGGCGGAGGTGCCGCTGTAGAGCACCCGCACCCGCTGGCCCATTACGTTGTAGAGCGTGACCTCGACGTGCTGCGCCTCCGCGACGCCGAAGCGCAGTGTGGCAGCGTCACGGAACGGGTTCGGATACGCCTGCTCCAGCACGAAGCCGCCGGGCATCGCGGCATCGCTCGGGTCGCCGTTCTCCCCGCCCGGCCCGTCCTCACTCGCGACGGGCGTAGCGTTCAGCTCGAAGGCGCCGATGTCCGCCGTGCCTGCCTCGCGCAGGAACCCACGCTGGTCGGTCGCGAGCGTGGCGAAGCCCGCGTCGATGGCGGGACTGCCGTCGAGCAGGGCGTGCGTCTCGGTGGAGCCGCCGTTGTCGGCAAGTGGCCCGAGTTGCGCGTCCTGCCCGGTGATGGTGTTGTCCGTCGCGCCCTCGATCGTACAGCTTGACGCGTCCTCGACGAGGTTGAAATCACCGGAGTTCAGCGTGCCCACGCAGTCGGGGCCCGTCGGCGCGGCGTTGTCGGCGAGGATCGTGTTGAGGAACGCCAGGCTCCCCTCCTCTCCGTTCGCGGCCCCGCCGCCGGCACTCGTGGCCGTGTTCGACGCGACGGTGACGCTGTTGAGCGTCGTCGTGCCGCCCGTCGTCCAGACGCCGCCTCCGATGTCGCCGGTGTTGCCGGAAACCGTGCTGTTGATGACGTCGAGCGTGCCGCCCTCGGAGAAGAGGCCGCCGCCGCCGTCCGTGGAGGTGTTCGCCGAGACCGTGCTCCGCTCGACGATGATGGCTCCACCGATGCCGTCGTTGTGGATGCCGCCGGTCACGGGGGCGCTGTTGCCCGCGACGGTCGTGGCGCGGACGATCAGCGTGCCGGCCGCCGAGTTCCACAGCCCGCCGCCTTCGCCGCCGGCCACGTTGTCCATCACCATGCTGCTGTCGACGACCGCGGTGCCGGTCCCGCCGATGTGCAGGCCGCCGCCGTTGCCGGGCGCCGTGCCGACGGTGTTGCCGCTGAGCGTGACGCGGAAGAGCGTGAGCTGATTCCCGGCGTTGTCCTCGATCCCGCCGCCGGCGCGGTTCGCCGTGTTGCCGGTGACGACCGAGCCCGTGATATCCATCGTGCCGGTCTGGTTGTTGAAGATGCCGCCGCCGGAGCCGCTCGCGCCCGTCGCCGCGTTGCCGGTGAA includes these proteins:
- a CDS encoding lamin tail domain-containing protein, translating into MRRTPASAPLTRLTVCALLLSLFLVGALPTWASAQGLWPGTPTPPSNALTTSALFEDFEDADVTYTPSTAEFSDGGTDFFTRTDGSGIATSYVVTGFNGASYFAAQDIDGEGATLPVSLVFSGIDIAGLTDLTFSARFAEDDDGTNEDWDEPDYVRVFASIDGGTFVQVFGIENNGNTFNSAPFVDTNLDGTGEGAEITSAFAEFSAAIAGAGSTLDLRIEFSLDSGDEDIAIDDVTVTGTMGDGDTDSDGDGVPDVEDNCPNDPNPDQADGDGDGIGDACDEPDMPMAGLVINEFLADPAGDLSGDANGDGVRDGSADEFVEILNPTDEPIDISGWTLSDAVGVRHTFAAGTVVEAQCGAVVFGGGSPSGDFGFTVVQTASAGFLGLNNGGDTVTLADAFGMTVAEVAFGAEGGSDQSLTRDPDVTGDFVQHSTATGSGGALFSPGTQVDGTAFAGCSAPPPPAAVVINEFLADPAGDLAGDANGDGTRDGTEDEFVELVNRTDAPVDISGWTLSDAVGVRHTFPDGTVLAAQCGAVVFGGGSPMGIFGGMTVQTAGGLGLNNGGDTVTLADAFGAVIAEVTYGGEGGNDQSLTRDPDITGNFVQHASALGAGGASFSPGTLVDGSIFEGCDAPPPPPSDIAECTSPTYMPQTLFPGLSGQALIDALIAAYKPNPANMPANYGIARDFMYAFIDNMDGTLEGVYSGFTATGIPQDLNTARNAAQNAGFNAEHTWPQSIGIANDEPGARTDLHHLFPARSNVNSARNNYPFAEIPDAETDRWYINATSQSTMPTSNIDGYAEANFEASPGIDLPFGDRRFEPREEHEGNAARAVFYVAAIYQALVSDPSEQAFLNTQLGAILNWNDIDPTDQTEYERTCAVAELQDEKVNPFVIDPTLARRAFATGVTVANVQRVPLVPAADEAATVTADVITPGEPTAVQLRYRVNGGAEIAVDATSLGGIAYSAQIPASAYGDGDRVEYAFFAAVGEASNTSPTQGFFAGTTPIATLNDRDDDGVLNYLGYGARVNGVGTADTGTFSTNNLEVYIQDATGGLSLFRGGDTFTPFAAGTRYTVLGVVEQFNGKTQLQPVAVMDEGPAAVDPLVATIAELQANPESFENELIRINGVTPGDFPPAGDSGDVPIEDGSSPEPLTMRIDNETGITGADAPPAPFDLVGIFTQFDTDGLPLDGGYQILPRGPEDLGSPQQDRSCPTALVVSDFRAAPSDQEFIEIQNVGDAAVDFAEVDCVVGAFGSASYLGLPAAGMLAPGETLTFGASASGADIAFADGTLRDGYSGLAVLDREALADGTPIPAIQPDIITSLVYLSGGVVYGFFHVDPAQAQTYCGLYAGRLHPFAQSQCAAARGTGDDGSVTRDFAAMVAAAEQEDAAARAAAVPTAFALAPAYPNPFSSRATLGVDVPEAASVRVVVYDVLGRSVAVLLDGAVEAGRHETVLDATALASGVYVVRMTTDGGFVATQRLTVVR